The Aureispira anguillae genome contains a region encoding:
- a CDS encoding HAD family hydrolase: MKGIKNIIFDLGGVLIHLQPAYTEAAFCALVGDKKEFQRISKILIQAGVFDDFETGKLTEEAFIHALKEHNSNPVTRAQLETAWNAMLLNIPSNGLELLEELKAKGYRVYLLSNTNSIHLREFRQIVAKEHGIEDFDALFDKAYYSHLINERKPDEAAFQYVLDDAQLIASETLFIDDNAPNLVGARAAGIHTLLHPANSDIKAHLKLFLQVV, encoded by the coding sequence ATGAAGGGCATAAAAAATATAATTTTTGATTTAGGAGGCGTCTTGATTCACTTGCAGCCAGCATATACAGAAGCTGCATTTTGCGCTTTGGTGGGAGACAAAAAAGAATTCCAGCGAATTTCAAAAATATTGATTCAAGCAGGAGTTTTTGATGATTTTGAAACAGGAAAACTAACAGAAGAAGCCTTTATCCATGCGCTGAAAGAACACAATTCCAACCCTGTAACAAGAGCGCAATTAGAAACTGCCTGGAATGCCATGTTGCTTAATATACCGAGCAATGGTTTGGAATTATTAGAAGAGTTAAAGGCAAAGGGGTATCGAGTTTATTTATTGAGCAATACCAATAGCATACATCTTCGTGAATTTCGCCAAATTGTAGCCAAAGAGCATGGAATTGAAGACTTTGATGCCTTGTTTGATAAAGCGTATTATTCCCACCTTATCAACGAACGAAAACCCGATGAGGCAGCCTTTCAATATGTCTTGGACGATGCGCAATTGATCGCTTCAGAAACCTTGTTTATAGACGACAATGCCCCCAATTTGGTGGGCGCTAGAGCGGCAGGAATTCATACCTTACTGCACCCTGCCAACAGCGATATTAAAGCACATTTAAAATTGTTTTTGCAAGTGGTATAA
- a CDS encoding type IV toxin-antitoxin system AbiEi family antitoxin domain-containing protein: protein MGRRSRFSIAKKDIVSFFDEQAASIFTKNMLASIFYEQQDFWRLATSMRVNDFIDELIKTKHLKKYSFKFPDRSITLYTWKEFNFYKLLTSLKPNSYLCFHTALHLHNLTEQIPKQYYVSSLRASKLDRRDNYTLDNIQQEAIDKAFSKQKIGSSKFAVFDESRVFLLESHLAEGIGIQELSIGNFNDTIRVTDLERTLIDAVVRPFYCGGVYEVLKAFELCSDKISINRISSYLKRLDFIYPYHQAIGFYLERTGKFPESAIQKIHNRFQKKRKMYLTYGQKNLSFSETWQVYYPSSLGK from the coding sequence GCCTCAATCTTCTATGAGCAGCAAGATTTTTGGAGACTAGCAACAAGCATGAGAGTTAATGATTTTATTGATGAGTTGATAAAAACCAAGCACTTAAAAAAATACTCATTCAAGTTTCCTGATAGGTCTATCACTTTATATACATGGAAAGAATTCAACTTTTATAAGCTATTAACTAGTTTAAAGCCAAACTCATATTTATGTTTTCATACAGCTTTACACCTTCATAATCTGACAGAGCAAATCCCCAAACAATATTACGTATCATCTCTAAGAGCATCAAAGTTAGATCGTAGAGACAATTACACCTTAGATAATATTCAACAGGAAGCTATAGATAAAGCATTTTCAAAGCAAAAGATAGGGAGCTCTAAGTTTGCAGTTTTTGATGAGTCAAGAGTATTTTTGTTGGAAAGTCACCTTGCTGAAGGTATAGGTATACAAGAGTTGTCAATAGGGAACTTTAACGATACAATAAGAGTTACAGATCTAGAAAGAACGTTGATAGATGCAGTTGTTCGCCCATTTTATTGTGGAGGAGTATATGAAGTTCTTAAAGCTTTTGAACTTTGTTCTGACAAAATATCTATAAATAGAATTTCTTCTTATCTTAAAAGGTTAGATTTTATTTATCCATACCATCAAGCGATTGGATTTTATCTAGAAAGAACAGGCAAATTTCCTGAAAGTGCTATCCAGAAAATACACAATCGTTTTCAGAAAAAAAGAAAAATGTATTTAACGTATGGTCAGAAAAACTTATCCTTCTCCGAAACTTGGCAGGTTTATTATCCCAGTTCATTAGGGAAATAA
- a CDS encoding nucleotidyl transferase AbiEii/AbiGii toxin family protein, whose translation MKKKKLNPQKLNNETYELIKKVKKVVLSSIYNDDELARYLTLKGGTLLDMVWKVTGRPSVDIDFSIDTTLSDALDNPDEFGDRLKKALKQGFSEGIDGVQYSVLDFKLELRPPEISDDLKHFWGGYMASFSIIETSKQTTPEEDKKRALFIGKSKVRNGETLLSPKFSIDISLHEICRENRKEAEFGDVFIEIYTPLMVVYEKLRAICQTDPRYNSIIKRSRDSKPRTKDFYDIYVIMKLLDIDIKENFSLLQEIFSIKKVPLEFLEGVKDKEDFHSGNFETVLSTLPEDEVKHKTFKPYFDFVIDLIEKEILPNIEDTE comes from the coding sequence ATGAAAAAGAAAAAATTGAACCCACAAAAGCTTAATAATGAAACCTATGAGTTGATTAAAAAGGTCAAAAAGGTTGTCCTTTCATCAATCTATAATGATGATGAATTAGCTCGGTATCTTACTTTAAAAGGAGGAACATTACTTGATATGGTTTGGAAGGTAACAGGAAGACCCTCAGTTGATATAGACTTTTCAATAGATACAACACTATCAGACGCATTAGATAATCCTGATGAATTTGGAGATCGATTAAAAAAAGCTCTAAAGCAGGGGTTTAGTGAAGGGATTGACGGAGTGCAATATTCCGTTCTTGATTTCAAGTTAGAACTTAGACCTCCTGAAATAAGTGATGATTTGAAGCATTTCTGGGGAGGTTATATGGCTAGTTTTTCGATAATTGAAACAAGTAAACAAACAACTCCTGAAGAAGATAAGAAGAGAGCTTTATTTATAGGGAAAAGTAAAGTGCGAAATGGAGAAACACTTCTTTCTCCAAAATTTTCCATAGATATAAGCTTACATGAAATATGCAGAGAGAACAGGAAAGAGGCAGAATTTGGAGATGTCTTTATAGAGATATATACTCCTTTAATGGTTGTTTACGAAAAGCTTAGAGCAATATGCCAAACGGATCCAAGATATAATAGTATCATAAAACGTTCAAGAGATTCAAAACCAAGAACTAAAGATTTTTACGATATCTATGTGATTATGAAATTATTAGATATCGATATTAAAGAAAATTTTTCATTACTTCAAGAAATATTTAGTATTAAAAAAGTTCCTCTCGAATTTTTAGAAGGTGTAAAAGATAAAGAAGACTTTCATTCAGGTAACTTTGAAACAGTTCTTTCGACTTTGCCTGAGGACGAAGTCAAACATAAAACTTTTAAACCGTACTTTGATTTTGTGATAGATTTAATAGAAAAAGAAATTTTGCCCAATATAGAAGACACGGAATAA